A stretch of DNA from Natrinema halophilum:
CGAGGGCCGGACGCCGCGCGGGCTGGTGGCCGGATGAGCCAAGTCACCTCTCGCTGCTCGGGACCGGCCTTCGTCACCGCATTTCCGCTTCGCTTCCGACGGTTTCAGGTTTGCAAACCGGGCGTCGAACGATCGCAGACGCCGCTACGGGAGGGGACGCTCTGGTGTGATCGATTCGATCCGCTCGAGAATTGTCCCTATCAACCGGCAGAAGTCGCTCACGATGTCGGTTTCATCACCCGCCTAGAGTGATCGGGGTTTGGTTGGAATACTCGTTTCGGAAGCGTTCGCTCGAGTCGCCGGATTCGAATAGCGTACCGGCGTAGCCAAGATTCAGAAGTGACACAGACCACTCAAGGCGGGTTTATTCACCTCAGAGTCTCTATAACACAAAGTACAGCATCCGTGAGCGAGCTGATTTCCGGCCGGTCGTCCTCGAGCGGCGCCTTCGAACGGGTGGGCGCTTCGAAATCCTTTTAGGCGCTACACGGGGATAGTAGGGTAACTGAGTGATATCATGGACGTCGACATCATCTCCGAAGAGGAAAACCCCATGTTGCATCGAACCGACGTGACCTTCGAACTCATCCACGAGGACGCCACGCCCTCCCGTCTCCAGGTCCGTGACAGCCTCGCCGCGAAGCTAAACAAGGACGCAGACGAGGTCGTCATCCGCAAACTCGACACCAAGTTCGGGATGCGAAAGACCGTCGGACAGGCGAAAGTCTACGACACGGCCGATTACGCCCGAGAAGTCGAACAAAATCACATGCTCGAGCGGAACAAGATCGGTGCCGAAGACGACGCGGAGGCCGAAGCCGAGCCGGAGGAAGCATAGATGACGCGCTACGAGCTCTACGCCGACGACGGCAGCACCGACGGCGAACTGTGTCCGCGCTGTGGCGACGTCTTCCTCGCCGATCACGGCGACCGCAAACACTGCGGGAAGTGCAGCTACACCGAGTGGGAATAACGGCGATGCGCCGAGCGCGAGCGGGGGCGGTCGGCCCGCAAGCGCGATATTCCGCGAGCGATTCGGGGTGTCAGCCCGGAACTACATTCGTTCTAATACGTGACTGCTAGCGTTCGTATCCTCGGGATCGAAGGGACTGCCTGGGCCGCCAGCGCAGCCGTTTTCGACGCCGAGAGCGACGACGTGTTCATCGAGAGCGACGCGTACCAGCCCGAAAGCGGCGGCATTCACCCCCGCGAGGCGGCCGAACACATGCACGACGCCGTTCCGGCGGTCGTCGAACGAGCCCTCGAATACGCTCGCGAGACCGACGACGGCCCGGAAACGGAGCCGCCGGTCGACGCGGTCGCGTTTTCCCGCGGCCCCGGATTGGGGCCGTGCTTACGCATCGTCGGCACCGCCGCTCGAGCGCTGAGCCAGGCGCTTTCGGTGCCGCTGGTCGGCGTCAATCACATGGTCGCCCACCTCGAGATCGGGCGTCACACCTCGGGCTTCGAGGCGCCGGTCTGTCTCAACGCGAGCGGAGCGAACGCACACCTGCTGGCCTACCGTAACGGACGCTACCGCGTCCTCGGGGAGACGATGGACACGGGAGTCGGCAACGCGATCGACAAGTTTACGCGCCACGTCGGCTGGTCGCATCCCGGTGGGCCGAAGGTCGAAAGGGCTGCAGAAGACGGCAAGTACGTCGATCTCCCGTACGTCGTCAAGGGAATGGACTTCTCGTTTTCCGGGATCATGAGCGCCGCCAAGCAGGCGGCCGACGACGGAGTGCCGGTAGCGGACGTCTGCTATTCGCTTCAGGAGAACATTTTCGGGATGCTGACCGAGGTTTCCGAGCGAGCGCTGTCACTGACCGGGAGCGACGAACTCGTCCTCGGCGGCGGCGTCGGGCAAAACGCTCGCCTCCGGGAGATGCTCGCGACGATGTGTGAACAACGCGGCGCGCAGTTCCACGCACCCCAACCGCGGTTCTTGCGAGATAACGCGGGAATGATCGCCGTGCTCGGCGCAAAGATGTACGACGC
This window harbors:
- a CDS encoding 30S ribosomal protein S24e → MDVDIISEEENPMLHRTDVTFELIHEDATPSRLQVRDSLAAKLNKDADEVVIRKLDTKFGMRKTVGQAKVYDTADYAREVEQNHMLERNKIGAEDDAEAEAEPEEA
- a CDS encoding 30S ribosomal protein S27ae, with the protein product MTRYELYADDGSTDGELCPRCGDVFLADHGDRKHCGKCSYTEWE
- a CDS encoding bifunctional N(6)-L-threonylcarbamoyladenine synthase/serine/threonine protein kinase, which gives rise to MTASVRILGIEGTAWAASAAVFDAESDDVFIESDAYQPESGGIHPREAAEHMHDAVPAVVERALEYARETDDGPETEPPVDAVAFSRGPGLGPCLRIVGTAARALSQALSVPLVGVNHMVAHLEIGRHTSGFEAPVCLNASGANAHLLAYRNGRYRVLGETMDTGVGNAIDKFTRHVGWSHPGGPKVERAAEDGKYVDLPYVVKGMDFSFSGIMSAAKQAADDGVPVADVCYSLQENIFGMLTEVSERALSLTGSDELVLGGGVGQNARLREMLATMCEQRGAQFHAPQPRFLRDNAGMIAVLGAKMYDAGDTIAIEESRVDSDFRPDQVPVTWRTNEPALTAGRGVDETRVRGAEALVDIDRDGGRVTKRRESKRYRHPTLDDRLQRERTTLEARLTSQARREGVPTPVLTDVDPREARLEFEYVGDCDLRDGLTVERVRDVGRHLARLHAAGIVHGDPTTRNVRVSHPERNRAECEREDERTYLIDFGLGYHTDHVEDYAMDLHVFDQSLVGTADDPEPLREAVRSGYAEVGNDRVLERLQDVEGRGRYQS